In Capricornis sumatraensis isolate serow.1 chromosome 2, serow.2, whole genome shotgun sequence, the DNA window tatatatatataaatatatatatataatatataaaatatagatatgGAAATGACTGTTTTGCTGTTAAAATAATGTatactcttttattttcttcctttcatggttaagtttgttttttcttttttttaagaaaagttaaatATTCTTCAACTGTGGTGGTATGTGTGTGATTCTTGGAACCACTGTGATCAAAGATACTGTAGTTATTCCCTCTGAGACTGGTTAGCATTGGATAGAAGGAATGGAACGCAGCTCCCAGACCCAGGCCTTGCCATATTCTCTCCCGAAGCTCCAGGGCGCACTTCCTGAACTTAAGTTGGGCAAACCAAGTGATACAGCCCCCACAGCTAAGACGTACAAAGACACTTATCTcagtttaaacacacacacacaaaggagcaGTGGTCCCAGAGTCAAGAGCCCTCATGGGCTGCCCTCAGTGAGCTTTAGGACTTTAAAGGCAACACACAGGGGAGGGTCATCTCAGAGGCCTGGCCAGATGCTGTCCGAGTCCTCTGGCAGGCTCTGACACCCTCCGGAAGCAGCTCGTCAGACACGGCCACGCCCCCAGGACTGTAACCATTCAGACCTCCTCTCTTCGCTCTCATTGTTGGACTACGGGACAGATTCTCTTTCCCCTCTGTTTTTTTACCTCCTAAACCCAGCATGATGCTGAGTGCTGACCTCAGGAGCTTACGGTCTGGTTGGGCATCAGAATGAATACGTGACCCATTCCTGATAAAGTGTAGGGATGAGGACATGGGCTGTAAGGCTCCACGCAAGCTCTAGAAGGCTTCAGACTTACCTCAGTGTTCAAACTGAGATAAGTGCTCCTGCTACGCACAGGAGAGGCTGGGATGACAGGTCATCGCCAAGCACCTGTGATGTCCTCAGCGTTGCAGATTCAAAGAGCTGCTCCTGCACCCTGCTCCCTTCAGCAGCCAGCTGCCAAGGGGCCAAGCAGCAGTGCTGGcggctggaggcagagaggggacTGTGGGGGCCACAGAGCCTCAGAGAGCAGATCTCTGTTGAGGCAACAGAAAGCGGAGTGGGGGTCGAGAGGATGTGACCAGGTTAGACGTGCTCAGAGGTGAAGAAGGACGCTTCTCGGGCAGCTCCCGGAACAGTGAACGTCAGCTCCCCAGAAGCCAGCCCTGGGCTCCGGAGGCATGGTCAGGCCATCGCGGTGGATGCAGCACTGAAGGGTGCAGTCAGGGCCCCTGCCTCTCTTGCCCCGGCACCGTCTGGGTGGCTCTGGTTTCAGGTTGCTGGCGGCAGTAGGCAGTGTTGTCAGGGTCCATGTTCAGCACTCCGCCTCTGCTACAGACGTGATGAGGGACTCGGCACCCTCTCCAAACAGAGCAGCGCACTAGCTCAGCATGCTTTCACAAGCTGCGCCCTTGCCTCTCCAAACCAGTCCAGAGGGGGACGGGGTCTGAGAAAGTGGAATGGTGGAGCCTGGGCTCCATGCTTCTGCCCCACCCACTCTTCCCTCCCACTGTGCCTGTTGGCTGCTCTCCCAagacttttccttctgcctcttaAGTCCAGAGACACTGCAAACCCTGGCATATCACATGTCCTCTGGTGGTGGAGGAGGGGGTGACTGTAGGCTGGGCAAGCAAGAACTAGGTCCTAAGGAGGTGGGAGAGCAATGCCCCTGGCCCGCCACAAGCAGAGGGGCTGAGGTCAACCCCCACCAGAGCCATAAAGCGATTTGGCCATTTCTGGCCATATTAACACACTTTCAACAGGCATAAAGTCTAAATATTCTGAGCAGTTCTGGGACAGAGCTTTCAGACAACCTCAAGGAAAGAAGTACACCAATAGACCTTGTTAATGATCTGAGCTTTCCCCAGGGAGGTCCAGCCCACTCGTGGAAAGGAGGCACTTCCGGGGCCCAGAATCTCTGGGGAAAAGCAGGGGGTGGGGCTAGGTGGAAGAAGCCACGGGCTCCTCCTCTTTGTGCTTGCATTTACTGATGGGGTCCCTTGGCAGCATCAACTCCTGGATCATAGTGTACGTAGGACATTGTGGGGAGAAGCAGTTTTTCTGAAAGAAGAAAGGGCATGCTGATAGCTAACAAAAGCAATGAAGGTGAATCATCCGAGGAAAAATCATTTCCTAGGACAAGGTGGGTTAGGggctcggggggggggggggggcatggaAAGAAAGGCGAAAAGGAGCCTGACTGCCGATCTCAAGGCGAGAGGGATGAAGGCTGTGTAGTgattaaaggacagggaagctacaGGGCCTGCCTTGGGAGCAGAGAGCAGGAGAGGTTGATGGGGACTCACCGCCAGGGACAGCCACAGCAGCCCCACGGGGCCCTTGGACGCGCTCTTGGATTTGGCGAATTGCGCCTGGTACTGCACCACAGTGAGGAAGgcctccagccccacctctgtGATGCGGTTTCCTGGCAGAAGGAGTAGACAAGGTGGCCTCAGGGCGCCAACCACCTCCTTGCCGACACCCTACTAACCCCTTGCTCCTCCAGCTCACTCGCCCAGACTAACACCCGACCTGGACCTTCACCCGAGCTCTCCTTTTTGTCTCACTTCCCTCAGTCTTTCATCTTGCTCCTCTCTGCTCTCTAATTGCCTGACCCAGAGCCCGGACCCGCCCCCGCCCCAAAGCCCCACGCAAGAGGGCCTTCAGGTGATGCCCAGCCACTGGAGAACCAGGTTCTGCCCCATGGGGCGCCATGGGGCCACCTAGTGGCCGCCGGGGGACCAGCCAGCCTCCTGAGGAAAGCAGGGGGCACTGGCAAACGTACGGAGAAGATTGAGGTGCAAGAGGATCTTGTTCCCAGGCATGAAAACTTTGCCATCGCGGTGCTCCACAGGCTCCAGGAGAGGGTTGACCATCTCAGCACCTTCCCCAACCAGCTGCTAAGGCAGAATACTAATTGCAGCAGAGGAGAGGGGAGCTGGTCAAcaggccattcattcattcattcaacatacaTGTTTTGAGGGCCGGTTATAGTCCAGGCTTTGTCCCGAGTGCTGGAGATACAAAGATAAATTAAGCCCATACCCTCAAGAAGCAGCTCTGTGCGGGGAAGCCAGAGAGTTGAGACTAATGCAGTATGGTGCTGGAGCTGACAGAGGGAAGCAGaactgggcagggggtggggcggggcagaCGGGAGGGACAGCTAGCCAGGCTTGGGAGCAGTCTATCCTGCAGGAGATGGCCTGGGAGCTGGCGTCTTGGTCGTGTGTGGTCCTTagaaaggaagaggggaaagTGCTAACAGGTGCAGAGGTGTGAAGTAGTGTTGGCATTCAAGTTCAAGATTTTCTAACAGGGAGATCAATGAGGATAAAGGACTGCAGGGAGATAGcgctgaaggcaggatgagagggAAATGCAATCCTGGGGAGAAACAGCAGCTGCTCCCTGCCGAGGGTGGGGAGGTCTTGGAACACAGGCATACAtcggagatgtgggttcagctcCAATAAAGTggcttcccagtgcatataaaagttacgtTTATATTACTGTCTAAATGTGCAatggcattatgtctaaaaaaagcAAGGtatataccttaattttaaaatacccttgctaaaaaaaaaaaaatctaaccatcatctgagccttcagagaAGCAGGGTAGtaatatcaaagatcactgataaCCATAACAActgtaataataatggaaaaaacCTGAAATACTGAGAGAAGTAGTATCGAAAGGTAgcccagagacacaaagtgagcaaggGCTGTTGGGGGTAAAAATGGCACTTGCttaatgcagggttgccacaagccttcaatttgtaattttaaaaatgcagtatctgAATCGCAGTAAAGCAAAGCACAATAGCCCATGTGTAACTGCGTAAGTGCACATAGCCCTTGGGCAGCTGACTCCACTGTGGAGGGCAGGCGCTACGGAATCAGCAGTCCAGGAAGGTTTTCAAAGCAAGGGACAAGTTGGTCCATgttgaaagagaaaagggaggctGCAAGGGCAAAGGGGAGGGTCTCAAGTTGCTGTGAAGGCAGTGCCACAACCAGGAAaacaccctgcccctccccgggGAGCTGCTGGCAGGGCCAAAGGGCTCTGTCCCCTCTGCaactgtgggtgtggtggagacAAACAGATGGCATCTGGGGAGCAGACTGGAGGCAAGGATCAAAAATGGGGCTCCTAATAGAAGGCGAGGGGCACTGAGCTCTGTTACCCCCTGCAAGCCCAGGCTGGGATAGGAAGCAGGCAGGATCGAGGGCACAATGCCAGGTGAAGTGGCTGCTGCCACAGGACAGGACTGGAGACTCCTtcccaggaggggctgggggcctggacccCGGGGACGTGCTCCCCACCCCACTTCTCCCAGCCTACCTCAGACTCCATGAGGATGCTGCGCTTCTCTTTGCTCCCAGTCTTGGCCCCCTTTCCCTTGCTTAGTTTCTGCTCAGGGATGGTTACTTCTAGAATAGGAAGAGGAGCCAGAATGCACAGGGCAGACCTCTGCCACCACCCAGTTTCCCCAGAGAAAGGCTGGGGCGAGGAAAGGGTCTCCTCGCACTGTGGGCTCAGGTACGGTAGAAATAGAGCTGGAGGGGGGCTCCAGCCAGGCAGGGCGGGGGATTCCTCCTCCGAGAGCGGAGCCACAGGGGTCCAGCCCAGGGAACCGGTGTGGAGTGCAGTGAGTGGGGCTGGTTGGGGTTTCCAACAGCATCCACAAGAAGGCTAGCTCAGGCCAGGCGGCTCCTCCTGCCCAGGGCTGCGCCTTCATCCACAACCTGCAGGCGGTGCCAGCACTTACTCCCCTTGCCTGCCTTTGCGGAGTCTTCTTTCTTAGGGGTTCCTTGTGTAGGTGACTGCCCAGGCCCTGacttctcctctttcttcaccACTTCCTGTGGAGGAGGTAAGAAGAGAGATGAGAGTCCTGCCTCTCTGGGGGATGGGAAGCAGATATGGGAAGAGGTCGGCACTAGGACCCTGGGCCTGAGATGGACCTTCAAAGGCCTTCCAGCCTCCACCCCACTTGTTTATCAAGGGAAGCTTCCTCCCCTATTCGTCCAGCGCCCAAGACTGCTGCCCCCACCCAGCACACCTACCCCCGACTTCTCCTTTTTCTTGCCCAGACCCTTGGGTGTCTTCACTGTCTGCGTCTTGTCCTTCTCCACCAGTGCAAAACTGCTGACCCCCATCAGCTGATTCTTGTCACGCTCTGTTTTGGAGTCCCCGTGCCGAGATGTGGAAGGCTGTGCTCACAAATGGGGCGGCGGTGGGGGGGTGAGGAGGATGGAAGAGGAAGAAGGCAGTGTCCCTTCCCTCGTGCCTGGGTGGCAATCAGGCTGGCAGCATCCCCATCCAAATCTCCCTGCCTAAATGCTAACATAATTTGTTTGGGACTCTTACGGGGCATTTTGGGGACAAATAGCAGAGGGATCCTGGGATGAgtttggggctgggggtgggagggtaggAAAGGCATTTCGACTCATACTGAGGGGAGAAAACTAGCTAACATTTTAAACTAAGTGCTAGACACTTTTCCAAGTGCATTAGCTGAATTcagtcatttaatcctctcaacaatcctatgaagtagacacagttatccccattttacagatgaggaaactggggccccGAGAGGTTCAGTCACACGCCCAAGGTCTCAAGCTGTTTCATGGATGAGCCAGATTCCAAGTCCCCGCGGTCTATAAATCTAGTCCTTTCTCTTAACCAACACACTCTGCCCTCAGCGGAGTGGCTCTGCGGTTAGAGACCAAACTTTTGTTAGATGTGTGCTGAGGTCGGAGAGAAAAACGGTCACAACACAGGAAGAGAAGACGGGTTAGGACACGTCCAGCCGTCTGAAAGCGGCCGACCTGGGAAGCTGTTCAGCTCTCCGGCTCGGGGCGCTCCTCACCGATCGCGAGCGCTCCTGCGAACCTTTCTCCAGCAGGAGGCGCCGGCGCTCCACCACCTCGGTATGTGTCAGCTCGAAGGGGCGCAGGACCTGGGGTGGGACGGCCCCTCGCCATCAGCCATCCGGGGAGCAGGGACTGGGAGCCGGGGGTCTCTCCCTGGCCCCGCCTATCCCGCACACCCACCTCAGCCAGCTTCAGGGCGCCCTTGTCCTGGATGCGGTTGTGGGCCAGGGACAGCCAGAGCAGGGAGCGATTGAGCCGGAGGccctgcaggggtggggaggggcagtgagCCAGCCGGCTGGCCCCAGGCGCCACAGCTCGCGTGGGACCCTGCCCGCTGCGCACGCACATCTGCGATGTAGCCCGCGCCCTCGTCCCCGATGTGGTTGAAGCCCAGGTTGAGCGAGACCAGGGTCCGGTTGCAGCTGTGCAGCGTAGACAGAGCCTGACCCAGGAGCTGCGCCCCGCGGTCGTCGATGTTGTTGTTCCGCAGAGACAAATGCGCGATCCTGGGCAACGGGAGGGAGAAGGCGGGTCTCAGGAAATCTGGGATCCTGGGCGGTTCGGTAACCTCGGAAAACTTGGGGGCATGAGGAGGGCCATTCGGGTCTGAGGGTGGAGGAACTGAGGGTTCTTGGGGAGGTGCTAGAGGGACAAGGCAGGGTGGGAACTAAGGATGACTGGGGATGGGGGACGAGCCCAGAGAAAGGGGGTGAGGGGAAGGAGTCTCACGTGCTGTCTGCTGCCATGAGCTTGTGGTAGGACTGCTCCGGCAGTGGGTTCCCCTCCAGAGACACCTTCCTGAGGGTGGGGGAGATCTGAGACCCAAGAGACACCACTGAGGCCaggtgaggggaggggacagagggagGGTGGGGCTCTGGTGAGCAGCTTGGGAACatgccccaccccccaactccctGACACAGGAAATTATCTGTGACCCTTCTCCAGACTAGAAATCCAGAAGTGTGCCATGTGAAGGGGCTGCTCTCCAGAGTTAGTGACAGGAGCCTCTAAGATGGTACAGGAGCCCCTCAGATGACCCCAGTGATCCCCACTTCTTGGTGTCCATGCCCCAGTGTAACCCTCTCCCCTTGAGTGTGGCTGACCTAGTGACTCACTTCTAATGAATAAGCAACGGGCAAAGCGATGAGAGGTCACTTTCAAGTTTAGGTTACAAAAAGGCTGTGGTTTCCAGCTGGGGTGCTCTCTGGTGCTAGCTGCCGGGTGGTGAGAGCACCCAGATGACCTAGGGAAGGCTCACAAGTGGAGGCACTGCAGCCAATCAGCTGCTATGTAAGTGAGCTTGGCTCCCGAtgctccaccaccaccaccctgcacCCCCCAGAATGACGGCAACCCCAGCCAACAGCCTTACTGCAACCCCACTGAGACCCTGAGCCAAAGGCGCCAGCTAACCTACACCTGGATTTAACTCAcagaaactgtaagataataaacgtttgttgttttaagccactataaTTTGTGGTAACTTGTTACACAGCAACAGTTACCCAGTACATGACCCCTCCACAGGGCAGCGGCTTCTCCAACAGTATTAACAGGTTGGAGGTCTTTTTCCAAGTCACAACAAACATGGAACTAACGGCTGTAAACTTCTCCGTTAAAAAATTTctcccatggaaaaaaaaattctttcatatCTGCCCAACATTTCAGCCTGGCTCATCTAGCATATGAACCTGATTgcgtttattttttattattttattatgttgatcTGACTTATTTTTACACATTAAGATGAAGtcaatagttgttttttttttttccttgctggcTAAATTGTTTCTAATTACCCTGATAGAATGAACAAAGAGCTCCAGCTGAAGGAGACAAAAGCCCTGCCCTCAAGAAGCATCCCTTCCATCCACGGAAGACAAGTGGGGAGGCCAGCCAGTGATGGTGGGAAGGTCTGTAAAGCAGAAGTCAAGGGTGCAAGGGGAGCCTCAGTAAAGAGCAGCCAGATCAGCTGTGTTCTTTCCACAACAACCACGCCTGTAGTCATTACTTCACACTTGGCTCTGACTCCCTCCTATACAGGAATGCCCCTTCCGGTTCCCTGCCTGGCCTCTTCCTATTCCTCCTTCAAGGCTCAGCTTAGTAAccgcctcctccaggcagccttccaTGTCTCCCATAAAATACCCACCACTACAGTCCCCACACTGCCCTGCAGTATTCATTGCTATGCCCTGTTCCCTCCCTCACAGGACTGCTAGTTCCTGTAGGAGAAGAGCCAGTCCCTGGTTCAGCGTCAGAGCCCAGGCAGTGAGGAACCAGGGAGGCAGGACTGATGAACAGGAGATAAAATAAGGCCCCAAAGGTAGGCTCTTTAGGTGCTGGTGTAGACAGAAAAGGGGACTCTACGGCTTGTCAGATGGGAACTTCAGAACCCCCACAGACACTAGCAGCACCCTCTTTCCACAGGGATGCCAGCCCAGGCCACAGGAGCTGGAACTTGTCCCCCTTGTTCCCAAACTGCTCCCTTTGGACCACCCAGCCAGCCCGTCCACCCAGCCAGCCCGTCTACCCAGGTCTCCTCCCCGCTTGCCTGTTCCCCTCTGCTGACCTGAGCGTGGATGAGCAGAGAGGCAAGAGGGCGATGAAGGTAGTCAGGGTCTTATCAGTCAGCCCCACCTTCCACAAGCTGGAAACGGTGGAAAGCACAGAATCGCAGCTGGAGCATCACCTCCTTCCCATTTGTCCTTCCCAGCCGCTGTGATAATCCAGCCACACCCTTCCTCATTCCCCTCTTCCCTCAACTCCCCAGGGTCTTCCATGCCCCTTCCGTTCTTTCTCCCATAGGAGCCTGCCGCCCCCACTGGCCTCCTGCCCCTTCCGCAGCCCCGGTCCCCTACCCCTATGCCCCCTATGCCCCCTCACTTGATGGCCTGCAGCTGGCTGAGGGAGGGCAGACACTTCGAGAAGATACCCAGGATCCGCTCCTCAACCTTCCAACCTgcggagagagaaggaaggcacCTCGGGCCGGAGGGGTACGGTGGGGTGGGGACGGCGGGTGGGAGGGGCAGTGCGCGGAGGAGGCCTCACCGCGAATGTAGATTTCCTTCACGGACTTGTCCTCCGGCTCCAGCTCCACCTGGATGGTGGGCCGGAAGAACACGTATTTGCTCTCCAGGCTGTTGAGGCTGCAGGACCCCGACAGCCGCTGGTCATCTGGAAGGCAGGGAGGGGTGCGAGGAGccggggaaggagggagaggatagAGTCACCGCCCCGGGCGCCACGATCCGGCCAACCTACGGGCGCAAGAGAGGCCGGGACAGCCCCCACGGAGAGACAGGAGAGCCCCAGCAACAAACCCCCCAcacctgcctccccacccacccccttgAAATCCACCCCCCTCAGTCACACGCACAATGCCCTGCGTCCCCGCCGTTCCGCCCGCCGTGCGATGGGAGGCTGGGGATGGACGCGGTGGCCCTGGCAGACATCCTGGCGGCTCCGCTGTCACTCACCTACTGTGGGCTTCTCCGACGTAGAGGCCGAAGGGGCGAAGGTCGGCTGCGGGCGGGGTCGGGTGACCACTTTGGGGAAGTCCGTGTAGCCCCACCGCGTGCAGAGCTCAGCGAAATCCACCTCGAGGATGCCAGTGCACTGGTACTCCTCTGCCGGGGCGGGGCGAGAGTGGGCGGGAAAGGGCCGAGCCGCGCGGAGCTCGCCGGCTGGAGCCCAAGGCCGCcaccagagggcagcagagaCCAGAGGACGCCCCACCCAGCCCAGCGCCGCGTTCCCACGCTCGCCTGCGCGGGGCTTCTGGCCTCGGGGCGGCCCGGAGCCCCTCCATAGAGGCAGACATCCTTACGGCCATTTTTAATATGTAAGATGCGTTCTAGAGACCGACACTGAAAACACTTGGCAGGAAACTGGGAAATCGGGACCTGGAAGAAGGGACTAACGGGCTTGGAATGTCGACAAGGCGGGCGCCTcggctcctcctcccaccccgtgGGTCAAGGCCGCTTCCAGAACTCCGGCTCTCCGCtccctggggttggggggaggggaccTCTGCCTCCCGAGCCCAGCCACCTCCCCTGTTGCTTCCTTGTGGGGACTGCCCAGGGCCACACGAGGAAAGGAGGCCCAGGCCTGatgtgagaaaaggaaggaaccCACAAGGACCTCTccatctccccaccccactcccccacccctactcCCCCCACCTGACGCGCAGGCTGAGGCCAAGCAGGGCGGTAGGCTTTATTTAAGAAACATGGATAGAGCCCCTACTCCTGTCccacactgttctaagtgctttggAAATCTTAACTCGTTCAGGAGTTGTAGTAATTCAGGCAGATGCCCAGCACTTCCCATCCAGAGGGGTCTGCAGGCCTGAGGTGTCAGTACCCAAAGATGCCTGCTATTCTCTGCTCTTACATGGGCCTCCCAGCAAGAAGTGGTTCCTTTAGATGGGATGGGGTGTCCCAGCAAAGGGGAGACTCTGGAGACAGAGGGTGGGCTTGATGCCAGCCTGAAAGGCAGCCTGGAAACTCTGCAGCAACATCACCCAGGCCACAGGCTGCAGGGGCTGTGCCCAGAGAAGAGAATTCCTGCAGCTGACAGCGGGGATGCTGCGCGCAGGGTGTGGGCCACTGGGAGATTATGTGCTCAGCACGGTGAAGGCAAATGAGAGGAGGCACTGGGAGGTGAGGGGAAGCCCCTTGTACGGCCGACTCCTGCACGGGGCCTGCTTTCCCAAGCTCCTCTCTCTACTGGGAGAACCCCTCCATCCTTCCTTGCTTCACTCACACCATCTTCTCTAAACAGAGATTCTCAAACTTTAACATCTGTCTGTAAGAATCATCAGGAAAGCCTGTTAAGAATTTCCTGAGCCCCATCCCTCCTGGATTCTGATCCCATAGTCTAAGCAGAGTCCATGAATTTGCATTTCCAACAAGCTCACtgtgtgtgtccaactctttgtgaccccatggactgtagcccgccaggctcctctgtccatgcggattctccaggcaagagtactggagtgagttgtcaggccctccttcaggggatcttcctgacccagggattgaacccagtcttctgtgtctcctgcactggcaggtgcattttttacccactgaaccacctgggaagccctaacaagTTCACAGATGACGCCAAAGATGGGCCAAGGAGAGCACCCGAGAACCCCGTTCTAGAACAGCACGCCCCTGATGATGGAAATATTCCACATCTGGGCTTCAGCTAGCAGCCACTCAGTGAGCAGCACAGCCCTGAAAGGGCCTTGCTCCTACTTTCCTCCCCTCTCACACTCCCTCCTCACGCTCACTGTGAGCTTACCTCATAGCTTCTTGAAAGGAAGCCACCAGATGGGGTTTTCTCTGAATCTGTAAACCTTCCTGCATCTGCCTTCACTCTTTGCCCTATGAACCCTGCCACAGTGCCCCTGCTAAAGCTTCTGTGACCACGTGGCCATGTCCTGTTATCACTCCCTTTCTGTCTGacctctctggctcctctgtcagcTCCTCCTCCTCTAAGATCCCTGAGGCTGGGTTCTGAGCCCTTTCCTGTCTCTGGCTCCACTCCCTCCCTTCCCAGGGGAATCTGTTTTATTCCCAGGGTTTAAATGCACCCAAACATCAGCGCCTCCCAATTCACATCTCCAGACCTGACATCATCTCACTGCTCCAGACCCTTCCATCCAGCTGCTCAGCCAACACCAACCCTTGGAAATCTCTCACATGTTCTTCCTTCATGCATGCCTGTCTCCATGGATGGCCCTTTAACCCATCCCACGTCCAGTACAGAAACATGGAATCATTCTTGCTACCTCCCtcacttcccctccccccaccatccgCTACTTCACCTACTCTTTTTCTACCATGGAAGTCTTTTTCCAAGAAGCCTAACCCAGCTCCCC includes these proteins:
- the LRRC71 gene encoding leucine-rich repeat-containing protein 71 — its product is MSGEASAPPATSPRAPRPGIQKSSGAVTKKGDRGAKEKPATVLPPVGEEEPKNPEEYQCTGILEVDFAELCTRWGYTDFPKVVTRPRPQPTFAPSASTSEKPTVDDQRLSGSCSLNSLESKYVFFRPTIQVELEPEDKSVKEIYIRGWKVEERILGIFSKCLPSLSQLQAINLWKVGLTDKTLTTFIALLPLCSSTLRKVSLEGNPLPEQSYHKLMAADSTIAHLSLRNNNIDDRGAQLLGQALSTLHSCNRTLVSLNLGFNHIGDEGAGYIADGLRLNRSLLWLSLAHNRIQDKGALKLAEVLRPFELTHTEVVERRRLLLEKGSQERSRSPSTSRHGDSKTERDKNQLMGVSSFALVEKDKTQTVKTPKGLGKKKEKSGEVVKKEEKSGPGQSPTQGTPKKEDSAKAGKGKVTIPEQKLSKGKGAKTGSKEKRSILMESELVGEGAEMVNPLLEPVEHRDGKVFMPGNKILLHLNLLRNRITEVGLEAFLTVVQYQAQFAKSKSASKGPVGLLWLSLAKNCFSPQCPTYTMIQELMLPRDPISKCKHKEEEPVASST